A genomic segment from Candidatus Binatus sp. encodes:
- a CDS encoding DUF1844 domain-containing protein, protein MKEEDEKERGFKVQDRRRFSAEGEAKSEAEDVPEKPAAEKPATIIGAEAGSHAGEHIDAGAGAAAANPQPSRNQSPEPEITFATFLVGLSSEALGALGELPDPASGQPRRDLQAAQQLIDIIGMLRDKTRGNLDATEQSLIDAVLFDLRMKYVELARQSAH, encoded by the coding sequence ATGAAGGAAGAGGACGAAAAGGAGCGCGGTTTCAAGGTCCAGGATCGGCGTCGATTTTCGGCCGAGGGCGAGGCCAAGTCCGAAGCCGAAGATGTGCCGGAAAAACCCGCGGCGGAAAAGCCGGCGACGATAATCGGCGCGGAGGCTGGGTCGCACGCGGGCGAGCACATCGATGCAGGCGCGGGCGCAGCCGCGGCGAATCCGCAACCGAGCCGGAATCAATCGCCGGAGCCGGAGATCACGTTTGCGACGTTTTTGGTGGGGCTCTCGTCGGAGGCGCTCGGGGCGCTCGGCGAGTTGCCCGATCCTGCGAGCGGGCAGCCGCGGCGCGATTTGCAGGCGGCGCAGCAATTGATCGATATAATCGGGATGTTGCGCGACAAGACTCGCGGCAATCTGGATGCGACCGAGCAGAGTTTAATCGACGCGGTTCTATTTGATTTGCGAATGAAATACGTTGAACTGGCGAGACAGTCGGCCCATTAG
- a CDS encoding DegQ family serine endoprotease codes for MPYKFFRSAAIAGVVSLTLMAAAPTVIVASEAPAERIWTELADPGRVAKVQTMPDFVELAAKLSPAVVNISTEEPERSAEGEEPLPGPRRKGKPLEDFGGGSNRSRSLGSGFIISKDGYVLTNEHVVENPGKVTVTTQDGRNYTAKVIGHDAKSDVALLKIEAKRELPVAPLGNSDGLRVGEWVMAIGNPFGFDHSVTVGIVSAKGRFIPGNFDDFIQTDASINPGNSGGPLIDQRGQVVGVNSAIYTETGRSMGIGFAIPVNMVKEELPQLKNSGKVTRGWLGVLIQRMTPELAESLGLEDTRGALVAEVLKDGPAKLAGVKQGDVIVSFDNQPINDSRELPLVVGRTPLGHRGVLKVVRDKQTIELPVTITESKEAQVIEAANKPKPDIGAPSQFGLRVKDLSPDLARELGIEQKAGVVISSVQPGSRADQAGLRARDVILEVNRETVKSVDSYQGALKSGGKSKIVLLLVKRGDNTLYVALKPEV; via the coding sequence ATGCCGTACAAATTTTTTCGATCAGCCGCCATTGCGGGCGTTGTGTCGCTGACCCTGATGGCGGCGGCTCCGACCGTTATAGTTGCGAGCGAAGCACCAGCCGAACGTATCTGGACTGAGCTGGCCGATCCGGGTCGCGTCGCCAAGGTGCAGACGATGCCGGACTTCGTCGAGCTCGCCGCGAAGCTGAGTCCCGCCGTGGTAAATATTTCGACCGAGGAGCCTGAGCGCTCGGCGGAGGGAGAGGAGCCGCTTCCGGGTCCGCGCCGCAAGGGCAAGCCGCTCGAGGATTTCGGCGGCGGCAGCAATCGATCGCGCAGCCTCGGCTCGGGTTTCATCATCAGCAAGGACGGTTACGTGCTGACCAACGAGCACGTGGTCGAGAATCCGGGCAAGGTTACGGTGACGACGCAGGATGGCCGCAATTATACCGCGAAGGTGATCGGGCACGATGCGAAGAGCGACGTGGCGCTGCTGAAGATCGAGGCCAAGCGCGAGCTGCCGGTTGCGCCGCTCGGCAATTCCGACGGGCTCCGGGTGGGCGAATGGGTGATGGCGATCGGCAATCCGTTTGGCTTCGACCATTCGGTGACGGTGGGAATCGTAAGCGCGAAGGGACGGTTCATCCCCGGCAATTTCGACGATTTCATCCAGACCGACGCGTCGATCAATCCGGGCAACTCGGGCGGGCCGCTGATCGATCAGCGCGGGCAGGTGGTCGGCGTCAATTCGGCAATCTACACGGAGACCGGCCGCAGCATGGGGATCGGATTCGCGATTCCGGTCAACATGGTGAAAGAGGAACTGCCGCAGCTCAAGAACTCGGGCAAGGTCACGCGCGGATGGCTCGGCGTGTTGATCCAGCGGATGACGCCGGAGCTGGCGGAATCGCTCGGCTTGGAAGATACGCGCGGCGCGCTGGTGGCGGAGGTGCTGAAAGACGGGCCGGCGAAGCTGGCGGGGGTCAAGCAAGGCGACGTGATCGTGTCGTTCGACAACCAGCCGATTAACGACTCGCGCGAATTGCCGCTGGTGGTCGGGCGCACGCCGCTGGGGCATAGGGGAGTGCTGAAAGTAGTTCGCGACAAGCAGACGATCGAGCTGCCGGTAACGATCACCGAATCGAAAGAGGCGCAAGTGATCGAGGCGGCGAACAAGCCGAAGCCGGATATCGGTGCGCCGTCGCAGTTCGGACTCCGCGTGAAGGACCTGAGTCCGGACCTGGCGCGCGAGCTCGGGATCGAGCAGAAGGCAGGGGTGGTGATTTCGTCGGTGCAGCCGGGGAGCCGCGCCGATCAAGCGGGGTTGCGCGCGCGCGATGTCATCCTGGAGGTGAATCGCGAGACGGTGAAGAGCGTCGATTCATACCAGGGGGCGCTCAAGAGTGGCGGGAAGAGCAAGATCGTTTTGCTGCTGGTCAAACGCGGAGACAATACGCTTTACGTAGCTCTCAAGCCGGAAGTGTGA